One Calditrichia bacterium DNA window includes the following coding sequences:
- the csm5 gene encoding type III-A CRISPR-associated RAMP protein Csm5 — protein MSNNPSHRGRSEHPSYDAKRRKRIYIPKYQVIKLACEILSPVHIGTGEEIPVYEYVISEGMLYKVNFDKAISRFSADELDRFNSLNEKGNYTEIRAFLADKYADKSFRKSVTQFSIPVSKEIEETYIAKIGDTENQLIINLNQRNTLSQEPVIPGSSIKGAIRTAILNLLESRYEGIIEGNAQKIEGTLLQALNFGRVDATRDPFKHLKVEDVHLPLGSTNICNVRNGLQGDDGFKIYDIQMIHEVSNSTISSNPVKFHLNIVLSSEMNVFEQKGKPPFRITPEVLINAVSKYYKERLEIVEAGFFKNTSIQGQINAIHNAVNFDEGEFLLRVGRFSGKLSITLDKHRVGRDPKSRNLADGVYPMGWIKCKRIDTN, from the coding sequence ATGAGTAATAACCCAAGCCATCGTGGACGTTCAGAGCACCCCTCTTATGACGCAAAGAGGAGAAAACGTATTTACATCCCCAAATATCAAGTTATAAAGCTCGCTTGTGAAATTCTGAGCCCTGTCCATATAGGAACCGGGGAGGAAATTCCTGTATATGAATATGTTATATCAGAGGGGATGCTATACAAAGTCAACTTTGACAAAGCTATTTCGCGGTTTTCTGCTGATGAATTAGACAGGTTTAATAGTTTGAATGAGAAGGGGAATTATACCGAGATAAGAGCCTTTCTTGCTGATAAATATGCAGATAAATCATTTCGCAAATCTGTAACACAATTCTCTATCCCAGTTAGCAAAGAGATTGAAGAGACCTACATCGCAAAAATTGGTGATACGGAAAATCAACTAATTATCAATTTAAATCAGCGAAATACACTGTCGCAAGAACCGGTAATTCCGGGAAGCTCTATAAAAGGTGCTATCCGAACGGCCATACTAAATTTATTGGAAAGTCGCTATGAAGGCATAATAGAAGGTAATGCCCAGAAAATTGAGGGAACATTATTACAGGCATTAAATTTTGGACGTGTTGATGCTACCAGAGACCCTTTCAAACATTTAAAAGTTGAAGATGTGCATTTACCTTTAGGCAGCACGAACATTTGTAATGTGCGAAACGGATTACAAGGTGATGACGGTTTTAAAATATACGATATTCAAATGATCCACGAAGTATCTAATTCAACCATTAGTTCGAACCCTGTCAAATTTCATTTGAATATCGTCTTGTCGTCAGAAATGAATGTTTTTGAACAAAAGGGAAAACCGCCATTCCGGATTACCCCTGAGGTTTTAATAAATGCCGTGAGTAAATATTACAAAGAGCGTTTGGAAATTGTAGAAGCTGGTTTTTTCAAAAACACATCCATTCAGGGACAAATTAATGCCATTCATAATGCTGTAAATTTTGATGAAGGAGAATTCTTACTTCGTGTTGGACGTTTTTCGGGCAAGTTGTCCATAACGCTTGATAAACATCGTGTCGGACGTGACCCGAAGTCCAGAAACCTGGCTGATGGTGTTTATCCAATGGGATGGATAAAGTGCAAACGTATTGATACTAACTAA
- a CDS encoding IS5 family transposase encodes MAAKKSYRVSNWSSYNRSLIERGSLTIWFNEAAIKKWNAIDKTGKRGRPGTYSDIAIETALSLRAIFKLPLRATQGLVGSMITLMNLPLKNPDYSTLCRRQLSLEVQLPRTHSGQSLHVVVDATGLKIFGEGEWKVRQHGYSKRRTWRKLHLAIDEGSSEILVSIFTEADGGDGEQLPEMLNSIEEPIAQVSGDGAYDSWDNHEAIAERGAKATIPPRKGSRIRQHGNTAKATLPRDEILRAIRKMGKAAWKKTSGYHRRSIAENVMYRLKTLFGDSLSNRLFEHQATEAFIRCSVLNKMTHLGMPKSYMVND; translated from the coding sequence ATGGCAGCAAAGAAATCCTATAGAGTATCCAACTGGTCGTCCTATAACCGTTCCTTGATCGAACGTGGCAGCTTGACAATTTGGTTTAATGAAGCAGCGATCAAAAAATGGAATGCGATTGATAAGACCGGTAAACGTGGTCGCCCGGGCACTTATTCTGATATTGCCATTGAAACGGCGTTGAGCCTGCGGGCCATTTTCAAGTTGCCGCTGCGGGCGACTCAGGGATTGGTCGGTTCCATGATTACGTTGATGAATCTGCCTTTGAAAAACCCGGATTACAGTACGCTTTGCCGTCGCCAACTGAGCCTGGAGGTTCAACTGCCACGCACTCATAGTGGGCAATCGCTTCACGTAGTGGTTGATGCTACCGGGCTGAAGATCTTTGGCGAGGGAGAGTGGAAAGTACGACAACATGGCTATAGCAAAAGACGCACCTGGAGAAAATTGCACTTGGCCATTGACGAAGGTAGTAGTGAAATATTGGTTTCGATTTTTACCGAAGCCGATGGTGGCGATGGCGAACAACTGCCAGAGATGTTGAATTCGATCGAAGAGCCGATTGCACAGGTAAGCGGTGACGGTGCTTACGATAGTTGGGATAACCACGAGGCGATCGCGGAGCGGGGAGCAAAGGCAACGATACCACCTCGAAAAGGGAGTCGCATCAGACAACATGGAAACACTGCAAAAGCGACGTTGCCCAGGGATGAAATTCTCAGAGCGATAAGGAAAATGGGCAAGGCAGCCTGGAAGAAAACCAGCGGTTATCACCGTCGCAGCATTGCCGAAAATGTCATGTACCGATTGAAAACCCTCTTTGGAGACAGCTTGAGCAACCGGCTGTTTGAGCATCAGGCAACTGAGGCTTTTATTCGCTGCTCGGTATTGAACAAAATGACGCATTTGGGAATGCCTAAAAGTTATATGGTGAACGACTGA